The nucleotide sequence GCCCTGTTCTAAGGGGTTTActcattttaactaatttaaacttggaaaagaatctaaaagagaatggatatgtgtgtatgtgtaactgattcattttgctgtacagtgaagcaaactaacacaacattgtaaaatacaaattcatttttaaaataaacctcaTACAACCCCCTGAAACGggtatttttagtttccttttacagatgaagaaactgatgccCAGAGAGGTGAAATCACTGGCCCCACAGCTGGCAAGTGGCAAAGAGATGTGCTTGAGCAAATCCTAAtaaccactgtgctgtgctgcttCTCTCCAGGCAGAGACTGTTATTACATGTCTCCAGACAAAGGTTTCACCACTCTGGATTTCTTACAGTCTTCTGTGTTGTAAAATGGAGAGAGTCAACCCCTCCTGCTTTCAAAACTGGCACACTGATTTGATTAGATCATGTACAAGAACTTTCCAAAGGGGGCTGATGCATGCAAAACTCTTGATTAGGAAACAAAGTGTGACTTTATGGCTTCTCACtgtacaaagaaacaaaatgcagTCACTGCAGTGGCCTGCAGGTCCAGCCCCTGCTAACCTTGCCACTTCACTCTCCCTAGATAACTCCCTTCCATGCACACTCCTCTGAGCCTTTGTACCTGTGGTTTCCTTTGTCTTATATTTTTGCAAGGTGAGCTCCTTCCCATCTCAGCCCGTatatcacctcctcagagatGCCTTCTCAGAAGACGCTAGCTAAAAGCACCTCTGCCCTTGGCCAGGgccaatttattaaatatttgcatttaataaatgttttcaaagcCCTTGCTACTGGAAATTATCTTAACTGTGAGTTGACTTTATTGACTGTCTCTTCAATAAAAATGGAGTTCTATGAGAACAAGGCTGGGGCTGACACAAGTCTTTACCCCCAAGGACAGGCTGGGTCCAGCATGGAGCCTGAGGGAGAGCAGGTAAATGAATTCAATTTGGAATACCTGGATGAATGAAGATGTTCTCTGTCCTCTGGGACTTTATCCCTGCtccctctccctgctgctgctgctgctgctaagtcgcttcagtcatgtctgactctgtgcgaccccatggactgcagcctaccaggcttctccgtccctgggattctccaggcaagaacactggagtgggttaccatttccttctccaatgcattaaagtggaaagtgaaagaagtcgctcagtcatgtctgactcttagagaccccatggactgcagcctaccaggctcctccatccatgggattttccgagcaacagtactggagtggggtgccattgccttctcccgctaCCTCTCCCTAAGacccccctttctccttttcttcccctggCTCACTCCTCCACATCTTCAAGTGGATGCATTCCCCATCACACCCCTGATTGCTCTGACCAGTACTTTTTTCCCAAGCAAGGGAGTGATCACTCTGGGAGCACAGGTGGCCCCTGAATGGGGACCACAAGGCCCAGGGGACCCAAATGGGGCCGACCTGTGCTGATCACTCTGCCTGTGCTTCCTCACGAGAGCCACAACTGCTCTGGGCTGTCACTGTCAGGAGATGGATCTGGTGTCCCCCTTGGACTAAGAGCTCAGTCCAGCGTGGGGCATAATGGAGGCACTAGCAGAACGGCTGGATGAAATAAACGCTGTGTGCATGCCTGGGAGGGTGGACAGACAGAGGGGGCGAGTCTGGACTCTGCCCAAGGCCGCAGCTTTGCGCGCTGagtcctgccctcccctccctgctccagTTCCTGACCTTCTGGCCATCCAGTAGCACGCGGTCTCCCAGGCGCAGGCCCAGTGCACTGAGCATGAGATTGCCTGGGACGTTGTCATAGTTGGGTAGTGTGACCTTGGGGAGGGCGCAGGAGAGTGGCACTGCCTCCTCCAGTAGCGTCCTTAGCTCCTTGGCCACCAGTGCTGCCTCTGCCTTGTCCAGGGACATGTCCATGGGGTCTGGGACCACCTCTGCTGGCACTTGTCCCTTTCGGTTCTGTGGACCGACAGGAAGAGAGGGGAGAAAACTCAGTGGTGGTAGGCTGCCCTCCCACTGAGGCCATGCCCCCACAGACCCTGGGTCAAGGTGAAGCAGAGACGGGAGTAAGGTCATGCTCTGGGCCACCATGGCAACAGGAAGGGATGGGGCATTAAGGTTCAGACCACGgtccccagggaagtccaccccTGAGCCCTCAGCCAGGGATGTCAAGTATGGAGCCGACGGGGAATGAAGGTCCCACTTCAGTGCTGGAGGTCATGCCTTCAGGGCCAAGACCCCAAGCCCAGGAATGGGGCCATGGAAGGACAAACACAGAAAATGGGCTCCTGTGGTACCAGGTCAAGGGTCCAACTGGGCCAATGGGGAATGAGAGCTTCAAGAAAGGCAAGTGGTCCTGCCCCTCTCCCATTCTCTGCAGAGGCCTGCTGGCTGGAAAGGGattgggaaggaaggaaaaggaaggtaaCAGGACTGAGCCAGGGTGGCAGTACCCGAAGCGCCGGGTTGGCGCCGTGTTCCAGCAAACATTTGGCCGCGCCCAGGCACAGGTTGGAGGCAGCGATGTGCAGGGCTGAGCCGTGGTTGAAGTCACTGCACGTGGAGTTCACCACTGGGAAGTGGGTAAGAGGAAGGTTCCAAGTGAGCGCCCTCAGCACCCAGCCCTTTCGCTGCTGCCTTCCAGTCTCCGGAAGTCCATCTCTTCATCTCTGAACCCGCAGGCTCCAgtgcctcccccagcctctgacaGAGCCCCGCCCCTGCTCGGCCACGCCCCTCCCGACTAGCTCCTGCCAGGTCTCAGTAGCGTTAAGGACCACTGAGCCCCATTTCCTGcacctcccaccttccatcctgGCCTCCCAAGCCAGGTCCATTAGTCGTCTTCCCACCCTTCTTCACTCCCTACACCTGAGCACCCTCCTCCTGCTTCAAGACCTCCTTCCTCTCCGGGGCCCTGCCCGCTCCCAGCCCGGCCCCTCCTCCTCACCTCGGGGCCGCGCACCCTTCAGCAGCACACGCACGAGATCGGGCACGTCGAAATAGGCGGCGTAGTGAAGCGCGTTCATGTTAGTCCAGCGGCTACGCAGGGTCACGTCTGCGCCCAGAGCCAGCAACTGCTGCGAGAGGCGCACCGCCGCCGCAGGGTCCCCTGCGCGACAGCCCAGGTCAGCTTGGGTCCCCTCCTCCAGAGAGTGGGGCCAGGGCCATGGGGCAGACCCTGGGCCTCAGGGACTGCACTTTGGGATCCTAGGCTGTGGGTGGACTCAGGATGGAGGTCTGAGGGCTGGAGTTCTGAGAGTGTCGGGCGTGGGAGCCTAAGTTTGGGGGTTCATGGTTTGGGGGCTAGGACCCTCACCGACTCCGTGGGCCCCAGCCTTGCACGCATAATGGAGCAGTGTCATGTCGGTCAGCCCATCGCGATCATTCACATGGCAGCCTCGACGCAGAATCTAAGGGTACCGGGGACCAGGGAGGGTTACCCAAACATGTGAGggaccccttcccctcctccctcgcATCACCAGTGTCCTTACCTCGTTGCCGATGACGTCGATCTTGTGTTGGACTTGGGGCACCCACTGACGCACGATGGCGAACAGCTCAGGGATGGTGGTCTGGGGGTCAAACAGAATCTCCTGGCAGGCAGGGTCGTTGGGGTCGAAGAAGGTGAAGGCTGGGGTGGTGAGAGGTCCAAGGTCACCCCCAGGCAACCTGACCCCGCCTCCTTCCACCCTGAGATACAGCAGCCCTAAGTCTTTGTCTTTAAGACCTCCTAAGGCAGGGTCTCACACTGGTGGCCTGTGGGCCCTGGACATTTTCTGTGGGCCCAGCATGAGGTTTCAAAATGAAGAGGTTTCGCATAAAAATTAGGATGCCCTcgtgttttgaaaattaaagatcAGGCGATTCCTGTATAACAGCCACCTCTACCTCACGAAACAAGAGTGTGACAAGGAGTCTGCATGCCCAAGGGGATTGCTACTGTTCTGGCCCATGGTACCCTGTCAGTCTGGGCACGATTAGGCCGAATCTccagagtaaagaaaaaaatttttaatattgatttatttatttggctgcatgtgggatctttgtagtAGCAGGCAGTATctagatctagttccctgaccaaggatcgaacccaggcacCCAGCATTGGGAGTGTaaagtcttagcccctggatgactagggaagtcccagagtaaagaaaacttaaaagccAGAAATCAGTTTTTGAGAAAAATCTCCCCAATTTTTCAGCTACTGTGCAGTCCACATAAATGTACCCATGGGCAGGATCCAACCTGTGGCCAGCCAGGGAGAAACCCAGAGGAACTTCCATCTCCCTGCTTTAGACTCTGAGGATTGCCCTCTAGTAATGTtcagcacccagcacagggctGGCACGTGGTGGGAACTCTGCCTGTTGAATGGATGAGCACGTGAAGGACCAGATGATACAGAGCCCAGGGAAGTACCGTACAGTCTCCAGCAGGCAGCCTGTGTGCTCCTTTAAAACCCCAGCCCTTCTTGGCTGAGATCCCTGCCCTGGCTCCCATCACACTTGAGTACAGATCCAAATCTCACTCTGGCCCAAAGGCCCTGCACCAACTGGCCTTGTCTGTTCTTTGCTCTCTCCCCCTCACTCATTCCCCTCCAGTCACACTGGCCTCCTTCCACCCTTTCAATTTGCCAGGCAAATTGCTGTCTCAGGGCTTTGTGCTTGCTGTTTTTCTTGCCAGGGCCAGTCTCCCCTCAGATCTTCTTAAGGCTCCAGAGAGGCCTCCCCAGACCACCCTGGCCAAGTGAGCACCTCTGCCCTTCTCCATCTCTTGCCTCGccgcccccccctttttttttaaaatttggctgcatcgcagggcatgtgggatcttagttctccaactaggggtcaaactcacacccccttcattggaagcacagagtcttaaccactggaccgccagggaagtccctcttgcctttttaaaaatttctttaagaaTATCACTACTTGGGTACTTCCCCAGCCATCTGCTGGTTAAGACtgcagagacccgggttcagtgcctggtcaagggactaagatcctgcatgcctcatgatgtggccaaaaaaaaaaaaaaccccactactTGTttactccttcctccctcctcttttcctctctttctcttctgccctCTTTTTCCTCTATCTCTCTCACTTGTCCCCCTCACTAGGACATTTCTGTTCTCCCTTATCCCCAAGGCCCTGGCATCCAGGAGATGCTCAGTCTCCACTGAATTAATGTACACACTTAATAAACACATACATGAGTTTCTCCTGGAGTCCACCTTAGCCCTCTCTCTGGCCTCAACCACATTTTCAGATTCCTTCACCTTCTGTGACCAAACCCTCCTTGTTTTACAAGCAGCAGGATTCCTGGGCGTGGGGAACAGACACCCTAGGCTCTTTGACATCCCAGCAGGCTACAGGCCCCAGCCACACTTCCAAAggaaattttccagttttccggGATGGATACCCCACCCTGGACACCCAGATAATGTTATTTTTCTATCAGACTGAGGGTAACCTATAGCCTCTCTGATCCCCCTCTAGTGAGTGACACATGGCCACAGAGGCCATCCCTCTTGCCCTATCCTGCTGGTGCCTACTCTCTGAACTTGGAACCTAGTTGAACGTACAGCTACTGAGGATTCCCAGCCAACATCTAAAAGCCTCCTCCTATACCCAGTTCTGGCTGAGCTCCACTCTCTCTATGCAATAACCagagggagcttttaaaaatataaatcagaacTGCCACTCCCCTGCTTTTAAATACCCATGCCCCCACCTCCAACTGCTCTCCCCACCATCACATTTAGAATATACACGAAGTCCTCACAGTAGCCTTGAAGGCCCTTCCCAGATCTAGCCCTTGCCAACCTCTCACTTCATCTCTGATCACTCCCTAACTGCAGCACCATGATTTCCTTTTTGTTCCAAGCTCAGTCCTGCCTCAGGGCTTTTGCAACTTGCTGGTTACAGCCTGGAACTCTCTTTTCCCAGCTTTCCTATGGTTGATTCCTCCTCTTgctcagttgttgttgtttagtcactaagttgtgtcccaactctttgtgaccccatggactgtagcctgccaggctcctctgtccatgggatttcccaggcaagaatactggcgtgagtgagtgatagttgctcagtcgtttccgactctttgcgatcccatggaattctccaggtaagaatactggagtgggctgccatttccttctccaggagatctccctgacccagggactgaacccacatctcctaattggcaggcagattctttaccactgaaccaccagggaagcccccctcatGCTCAGGGTTTCCACCTAAATGCTTCCTCGTCAGAAAGACCCATCCTGACTGCTCTATCTCAAGGTGCTGCCCCCTAGCCATTCTCTATTATTATAtctccattttttatttctttcatagcATTCACTCCAATCTGAacttatctgattttttttttcctgaccatgcctcatggcatgtgagagttaccagaccagggatcgaactcatgccctCTGAAGTAGAAGTGCaaagtcctaaccgctggacccccagggaagtccctgaatttaTCTGATTTATATATCTGTTATTTGTTTAGTCTTGCCTTCTCTCCTGAGAGCAGAGATCATGCCTGGACTGCTCACCATTAAATCTCCATCTCCCAGCAAAGGCTTGTCACCGAGTATAGCACTGCTGGTGAATGAGTAGACACTTTCTATATATCTAAGAGGACACCTCCCTCTCAGCTCCACAGCTTCCTACCTCAGAACCTTCACTCCTGTGATCACCTCTCCTGGGATCCCCTTCCCCTTGTTAACCCTCAATCCATCCTTGGGTCTCCCTTGAATGTTATTTATTCAGGAAAACTGTATCTTAAAAGGCTCTTGCAGACTCCTATTCTTGGCAAACACGATTCTCATCATGTCTTTAATTATGTACTTGTATTTTTGTACTTACTTGTGTGACCATTATTGAAGCCTGTGAATTTTCTTAGGCAAAGACTAGATCTGTCTGGCCCCACCTCCTAGGTCCATAGCAGGCTTTCAAAACATGCTTGTTGAATGACTAAAGGACTGAATGATGTGTCATGAATCAAATATTAGGATTATCccaattccattctccagtgggtgaatgaatgaatgaatgaagggggGTGGGGATGCAAGGGCCATGACTCCTCCAGACCACCTTCAAATCCTCGGGAGTCCTCCCACCATCTCCACCAGCGGAGTTTTCAGCCGGATCTCCCTGGCCACCCAAGGCTCCAGGCCATATtgcaggatggggaggggggttaCCGTAGTCCTTAGGGAGGGGGGCTGGTGCCGAGGGGTGCACAACAGGCTTCTGCCGGCGctcctgggtggggctggggggctccGGGACAggctcatcctcctcctcctcctcttcttcctccgcCCTGAGCGGCGGGGCCATGGGGGCAGGATCTGTCTTAGTCATGGTCCTCGGTGGCCCTCGGGGGGCAGGTGCAGAGTTGGGGGTGGGCTTCAGGCAAATCCTAGGGGCAGAGGTCAACTAGAGAGGGTGATCCACAGTCTCCAGAATCTGAGCCCCCGATACGCTCCCAGGGCTCCGGATTGCTCTCACGCCCCCAGCACTGGATTTTGGGCAACCATAGAGATGTCAGTCACCCATCAGAGGACCCTGGTTTGTGGGCCTACGGTCTACCATTTCCCCCAGGCCAGTCCCCCATTCTTCTCCTCCCGCGTCAGGCCCTTCAGTCTAGGCCGCCCCCTCCCCGGGTTTGTTTATCTCAGGATGCAGGATGCTTTGCCCCTCCCCTTCTCCGCCGGCCTCCCCTCTATCCGTCTTACCTCGGGTGGATGGGGCTGAAGACCAAAGCTGAAACCGGGGAAACTGGAGTAATGGGGTGTCAGTGTCTGGAGAAGTGATGggggagaaggagacagagagaaggggatgaggcCCAGACGCCGAcggggggatgggggtggagagggaggggcacTGACAGCGCATGCGCCGTGTCACCCCCAACCAGGCGCGGGGGCGGAGACAGCGAGAGGCTGTTTGCATTGATGAAAAGGCTGCAGGCAGGAATGGTAAGGGAAGAGACACAGAGGATGGGGAAGAAGAAATGGCCACCAAGAAAGATGTGAGGCTTGGACACAGAAGGAAAGAGATGAAGCAGTTGTTCATTCGTTAAGTCCTGGGAAAACCGGCACAGTCCTTCCCGCTGTGATAGCGCCTTCCCCTCAGGCCTGCAAACCAGACCAATTAGGGCAGGGGTCTGTGGTAGTGACAGGTGTTTTCTCTCTCTAACGTATCAGACCTGACCTCTTCTCCACGTTCGCCCTAGACAAGTGATGTCTCAGAGGGATGGTTTTGTAGAGACTCCTATGGTCATTGTCATGGTAATTGTCGCAGAGTGCTCGCACAGCACTTACCAGGCCAAGAGAAGTTAAGCCACTTGCCCAAGGGTATAGAGCAAGTAGGTAAAATGGAGCTAAGACTTGAATCCAAGTAGCTCGGCTTAATCACCATGCTACCTGACTTTGGCAGTGTAGGGCACACATCTGCCAACAGACCCCTCCCCAGAAAGGCCTCCAGGAGCCAGCCAAGGATGGCTCCATCACAGTGGCTTGGCTGTTTCACACCTGACTATGGCCTGCCGTGTCCACTCCGATCTGAACAGAACTGGTTGACTTTGCCTTCCACCCCCATCCTTCTAATGGGCCGGCCCAGTAGCTCCATTCAAGGTATTCCCAAGGTATTTCATCCCTCACCCTCATCCCAGGCCCTGACCCTGGTCCATCCTTCATCCTCTCCTACCTGGACTATGGCAGCAGCCTCTTCCCTGTTCTCCCTGCTCCCCCTAACACCCCAATATGCTGCCACAGGGGACCTATTAATGCCTATCACATCAGGACCTTCCTAAAGGCATCTGCTTGCTGCACCTCACCCCAGATAAAAGCCAATGTCTCAACCATAGCCCACAAGTCCCATCATCTTGCCAATCTCGCCTCCTCTCACTGTCCCCGTCACTCGCTCCACTCTaaccacactggcctccttgtccctcctcACCCCTGGACCTTCGCACTagctgtttcttctgcctggagTGCTCCTCCCCCAATACCTgatctcctttctcctctcctttagGCTTTCACTTATTGGTTCCTTTTCAGTGAGACCTTTTCGGCTGTATCTAACGTTGCCTCCCAACCCCGCCCTCCTTACAAACTCACTCCCTTCCCTGATTCACCATAGCAACACTGCCCTCCTCCAGCTCACACCTCAGATGCTGCTGTTAGAACAGGGGCTGTTCTCCCTGAAACATCCAATCTGCATGCCTTCCAGGCCAGCTCCTTTTCATCATCCAGGTCTCTGCTTAAACACTGTCTCCTTAGAgaatcttccctccctccctctgcccacaccaccaccccccaaaCCCCGTCTCGCTGCAGCCCATTATATTTTCATTCAGTCTTTATAGCACTTATCACAGTCTGAAATTATATTGTTTATTAGTTCACTATTTCATCTTCTACTCAAGCAGAATTGGAGCACCATGAGGACAGGACTTTTGTCAGctgtgttcactgctgtatccccagctTGGCGCCAGGCTTGGGAAAGGGTATGAGGGGCTCTTCAGCACCAGTTACAACTCTCCCCAAGCAAACAATGCTTGTCCTGCTCTGAGAATATTTTACTGACCACAAAGATTGAAAGTGGGTTTGGGACCTGATACCCAGGGTCATCACTACTGACAGAGGTCTTGGGCCCAGGTCGGCCCTAAAGTTCACAGGGTTCCtaggaggaggtggtgggagcCAGGCCTTTGAGGGAGGCAGTGCTATGCCCCAGGCATGCGGGCCAGGCCTATGTGTGAtgtgtctctcttcctcttgtcttctgtcatcctTCCCACGACATTATCTGTCCTGGTCCTTATGCACTGGGAGTCTGAGTGTCCAGGAGCTCAGGCTTGGCATCCAGCGTGGGAGATGCAGGACCATGGGGAAGGACCACAGCAATGTCAGGCCCTCCACAGATGATGGTGAAGGCTTGGGATTCCTCAGGTCGAGGGAGCTGGGCCATCCCAGGGAAAGTAGTAGTAGAGATGGAGGACACAGGGAAgtaagaggaggggaggagggaaggaagaagtgggggcagggggagaaaccATGAGGAACAGGGAGGTTGAGAGGGGAAGTGGTATcaggagacagacagagacatGGGCAGAGAGAGAGGTGAGAACAAGAGAGACATTCAGGAGGGAATGAGGTGGTATGGGAAAACAAGGACAGAGATGAGGGAGGACAGAGACATGGAGAGACAGATATGGGGGGTGGGAGAAATGCagggacagagagacagggaCATGGGTATGGGGGATAGACAAAGAGGCAGATGAAGAGACAcggggaaatggggagataaaTGGGATGACAGAGAGATTGGGGGCGGAGggcagaaagacaaagataaatgtgggagagagaagaagagatTGAGAAACAGGGATGGaagaggggcaggggaggcagagagagacacaccGTCAGCCCAGGGGCCCTGGCAGGCTCCATGAAGAGCCTCAGGCCTGAGTCTGAGTTCTGTGCttgtccctctcccctccccaaccagCATGTCC is from Bos indicus isolate NIAB-ARS_2022 breed Sahiwal x Tharparkar chromosome 18, NIAB-ARS_B.indTharparkar_mat_pri_1.0, whole genome shotgun sequence and encodes:
- the CLIP3 gene encoding CAP-Gly domain-containing linker protein 3, producing the protein MTKTDPAPMAPPLRAEEEEEEEEDEPVPEPPSPTQERRQKPVVHPSAPAPLPKDYAFTFFDPNDPACQEILFDPQTTIPELFAIVRQWVPQVQHKIDVIGNEILRRGCHVNDRDGLTDMTLLHYACKAGAHGVGDPAAAVRLSQQLLALGADVTLRSRWTNMNALHYAAYFDVPDLVRVLLKGARPRVVNSTCSDFNHGSALHIAASNLCLGAAKCLLEHGANPALRNRKGQVPAEVVPDPMDMSLDKAEAALVAKELRTLLEEAVPLSCALPKVTLPNYDNVPGNLMLSALGLRLGDRVLLDGQKTGTLRFCGTTEFASGQWVGVELDEPEGKNDGSVGGVRYFICPPKQGLFASVSKISKAVDAPPSSVTSTPRTPRMDFSRVTGKGRREHKGKKKPSSSPSLGSLQQREGAKAEVGDQVLVAGQKQGIVRFYGKTDFAPGYWYGIELDQPTGKHDGSVFGVRYFTCPPKHGVFAPASRIQRIGGSTDPPGDNVGAKKVHQVTMTQPKRTFTTVRTPKDIASENSISRLLFCCWFPWMLRAEMQS